The proteins below come from a single Anaerolineae bacterium genomic window:
- a CDS encoding FprA family A-type flavoprotein, with amino-acid sequence MSQTTVREIHPNLYLLRVADTRTAYFEALWEIPEGVTYNAYLLKTPEGAVLFDGWKSVYQEAFLEALASLTPLEAIRHIVIHHMEPDHSGSLPALLDRLHGKVTLWGHPFTKKLLAALYGLTEIDFQAVKSGQSLTFGGHTLTFYHTPWLHWPETMVTHLAEGNLLLTGDIFGSFGLPEGIFDDEVDLQPYLDAARKYTISVIGFYRDKIVKHLTTLRDTYGVHPAMILPAHGLLWRQAPERIIQSYLNWAVGKPQPGKIAVLYSSMYRYVERGIGVLVDEFQRQGYTPVVHRMVDEERGSLADMLSDIVDSEAVVLGTETYEADVFPLTAFLLSEIIKKANFAKPLLVLGVFGWAPAAGRKLRGLLESSAFDPVHILELKGLLTGEGEAQIRAAVQEIVSHLAQTATTKV; translated from the coding sequence ATGTCCCAGACTACGGTGCGGGAAATTCATCCTAACCTGTACTTATTGCGCGTGGCCGACACGCGCACAGCCTATTTCGAGGCCCTGTGGGAGATTCCCGAAGGCGTGACCTACAACGCCTACCTGCTGAAAACCCCTGAAGGCGCCGTGCTCTTTGACGGGTGGAAAAGCGTCTATCAGGAGGCGTTTCTGGAGGCCCTGGCCTCGCTGACGCCTCTGGAGGCCATCCGCCACATCGTCATCCATCACATGGAGCCCGACCACAGCGGTTCCCTGCCAGCCTTGCTGGACCGATTGCACGGGAAAGTCACCTTGTGGGGGCACCCCTTCACCAAAAAACTGCTGGCTGCCCTGTACGGGTTGACCGAGATCGACTTCCAGGCCGTGAAGAGCGGCCAAAGCCTGACCTTTGGCGGCCACACGCTGACCTTTTATCACACGCCCTGGCTGCACTGGCCAGAAACCATGGTGACCCATCTGGCCGAGGGAAACCTCCTGCTGACCGGCGACATTTTCGGCAGCTTCGGCCTTCCGGAGGGCATCTTCGACGACGAAGTCGACCTACAGCCTTATCTGGATGCGGCGCGGAAATACACCATCAGCGTCATCGGCTTTTACCGCGACAAAATCGTGAAACACCTCACCACGCTGCGGGATACTTACGGGGTGCATCCGGCCATGATTCTGCCTGCCCATGGCCTGCTTTGGCGTCAAGCGCCGGAACGCATCATCCAGTCCTATCTCAACTGGGCCGTGGGCAAACCCCAACCGGGAAAAATTGCCGTGTTGTACTCCTCCATGTACCGTTATGTGGAGCGGGGCATCGGTGTGCTCGTGGACGAATTCCAACGGCAAGGATACACGCCCGTGGTGCACCGCATGGTGGACGAGGAACGCGGGAGCCTGGCCGATATGCTCAGCGATATCGTGGATAGCGAAGCCGTGGTGCTGGGGACCGAAACCTACGAAGCAGACGTCTTCCCACTCACCGCTTTTCTGCTGAGCGAGATCATCAAAAAGGCCAATTTCGCCAAGCCGCTGCTGGTGCTGGGCGTCTTCGGTTGGGCGCCGGCCGCCGGGCGGAAACTGCGCGGCCTTTTGGAGAGTAGTGCCTTTGACCCGGTACACATCCTGGAACTCAAGGGGCTGCTCACCGGGGAAGGGGAAGCCCAAATCCGCGCCGCGGTGCAAGAAATCGTGAGCCATCTGGCCCAAACCGCCACGACAAAGGTGTAA
- a CDS encoding bifunctional nuclease family protein, translated as MVPVVVDSIRVSLVSPQRVVLLREKDANRYLPIWIGPFEAEAIQIALQEVEVARPLTHDLLNQVFKALGARVLRVEVVDLKENVFYGNIVAEIEGREVNIDARPSDAIALAVRAHVPIFVARHVLDAAGVVPEEDVEEESPAGEGKPTAPGPSRGAETGATAAGEGEDRLSVFEDFLEKLDLDTLDSETNEEDEGED; from the coding sequence ATGGTGCCGGTGGTGGTGGATAGCATCCGCGTGAGCCTGGTCTCGCCGCAGCGGGTGGTGCTTCTGCGCGAGAAGGATGCGAACCGTTATTTGCCTATTTGGATTGGCCCTTTCGAGGCCGAGGCCATCCAGATCGCTTTGCAAGAGGTCGAGGTGGCCCGTCCGTTGACCCACGATTTGCTCAATCAGGTCTTTAAGGCCCTCGGTGCCCGGGTGCTGCGGGTGGAGGTCGTAGACCTGAAAGAGAATGTGTTCTACGGCAACATTGTGGCCGAAATCGAAGGCCGCGAGGTGAACATTGACGCCCGGCCTTCCGACGCCATTGCCCTGGCCGTACGGGCCCATGTGCCGATTTTTGTCGCCCGGCATGTGCTGGATGCCGCGGGCGTGGTGCCGGAAGAGGATGTGGAAGAGGAAAGCCCAGCCGGTGAGGGAAAACCGACCGCCCCTGGCCCCTCTCGGGGCGCCGAGACCGGCGCGACTGCAGCCGGTGAGGGGGAGGACCGGCTTTCGGTGTTTGAGGATTTCTTGGAGAAACTGGATCTGGATACTTTGGACAGTGAAACGAACGAAGAAGACGAAGGCGAGGATTAG